A genome region from Phoenix dactylifera cultivar Barhee BC4 chromosome 18, palm_55x_up_171113_PBpolish2nd_filt_p, whole genome shotgun sequence includes the following:
- the LOC103723841 gene encoding putative 4-hydroxy-4-methyl-2-oxoglutarate aldolase 2, whose protein sequence is MAALPLATAEVCDAHPHLIQNGELRALQPIFQIYGRRQVFSGPIVTLKVFEDNVLVREFLEEKGNGRVLVVDGGGSMRSAILGGNPVQQAQNNGWAGILVNGCIRDVDEINGCDIGVRALASHPMKANKKGIGEKHVPVNIAGTRLCDGEWLYADSDGILVSRTELTV, encoded by the coding sequence ATGGCTGCTTTACCATTGGCTACTGCTGAAGTTTGTGACGCACATCCACACCTAATCCAGAATGGCGAGCTTCGTGCGCTTCAGCCGATCTTCCAAATCTACGGGCGGCGGCAGGTTTTCTCTGGCCCCATTGTCACTCTCAAGGTTTTCGAGGACAATGTTCTTGTGCGAGAATTCCTCGAGGAGAAAGGTAATGGTAGAGTTCTGGTTGTTGACGGTGGCGGAAGCATGCGCAGTGCTATATTGGGTGGCAACCCTGTTCAACAAGCTCAGAACAATGGATGGGCTGGTATACTGGTCAATGGCTGCATAAGGGACGTCGACGAGATCAACGGTTGTGATATTGGGGTGAGAGCTTTGGCTTCACATCCAATGAAAGCCAACAAGAAGGGAATTGGAGAAAAGCACGTCCCAGTAAATATTGCTGGAACGAGGCTATGTGATGGTGAGTGGCTTTACGCAGATAGTGATGGTATTCTAGTTTCTAGGACGGAGTTGACTGTTTGA
- the LOC103723833 gene encoding tobamovirus multiplication protein 3, producing MASPMDSSVAAFSLKNAWDWWAEVNDSTLWQDRIFQTLAGLFGFVSAVALIQLLRIECRVPEVGWTTQKVFHFLNFLVNGVRSVVFVFRRSVQRLKPEIIQHILLDLPGLAFFTTYALLVLFWAEIYYQALAVSTEGLRLTFYTINAAVYVIQIALWLLIWWKPIQPLVILSKIFFSGVSLFAAVIFLLYGGRLFLMLRRFPVESKGRRKKLQEVGYVTTICFSCFLVRCVMMCFSAFDKAADLDVLNHPILNFLYYLLVEILPSSLVLFILRKLPPKRGITQYHPIQ from the exons ATGGCGAGTCCGATGGACTCGTCGGTAGCCGCGTTTTCGCTGAAGAACGCCTGGGATTGGTGGGCCGAGGTGAACGACTCGACCTTGTGGCAGGATCGGATCTTCCAAACCCTCGCTGGGCTCTTCGGATTCGTTTCAGCTGTCGCTCTC ATCCAATTGCTAAGAATTGAATGTAGAGTTCCGGAGGTTGGTTGGACAACGCAAAAGGTTTTTCATTTCTTGAATTTCCTCGTCAATGGGG TTCGGTCGGTTGTCTTTGTATTTCGTCGGAGTGTGCAACGACTAAAGCCTGAG ATCATCCAGCATATTCTTCTCGATCTTCCGGGTCTTGCTTTCTTCACTACCTATGCACTCTTGGTATTGTTTTGGGCAGAGATATATTATCAG GCACTAGCAGTATCTACTGAAGGGCTTAGGCTGACTTTCTATACAATTAATGCAGCAGTTTATGTTATTCAG ATTGCACTGTGGTTGCTCATATGGTGGAAGCCTATCCAACCTTTGGTCATCCTATCCAAGATATTCTTTTCTG GTGTCTCATTGTTCGCCGCCGTTATCTTTCTTCTGTATGGAGGGAG ACTCTTCCTAATGTTGCGACGCTTTCCTGTGGAGTCCAAAGGGCGACGCAAAAAGTTGCAAGAG GTCGGCTATGTCACAACTATATGTTTCTCCTGTTTTTTGGTGAGATGTGTCATG ATGTGCTTCAGTGCCTTCGATAAGGCTGCAGATCTTGATGTTCTGAACCATCCAATATTGAACTTTTTGTACTACCTG CTTGTTGAAATTCTTCCTTCATCTCTAGTCCTATTCATCCTGAGGAAATTGCCACCAAAGCGCGGGATCACACAGTATCACCCCATTCAGTGA